One Penaeus monodon isolate SGIC_2016 chromosome 42, NSTDA_Pmon_1, whole genome shotgun sequence genomic window, atatatatatatatatatatatatatatataatatatataatattatgtatatatatatatattatatatatatatatatatatattttaaaatatatatatatatatataaaatatatattttatatgttatataacgggtatatatataaacatatatacatatgtataaaacacatacagaaacaaaaattaaaaaccctcccTGCCCAAGGACtcgacctaggtcactccggatatgaaaccggaggccatttgctaaaccaaccatgccacactaCCCACTAAAAGGAGGTGCTACTAGgctcttactagctccatagacattacctatctactcatacttaagtaatgatagcgaagtttcacgctCACCCCCCGTGGGCACTggggtggaaattgatttagcaattcaaatcctaagtcagatgtactggggGATAtttagaaagatggaataatgcaatgccgcattgatatcgataaataacaaccctccctgaccaggactcaaaacTAGGTCACTCGGGTATAAAAACCGTTTGGTTTGGCCTCCGGTTTCAGaatgcagagtttaccggagtggcGAGTTGTGTGGCactaaccataggctggttgtggctaccctacgggtccacttcaaaactccccgttctTCCAGTGGCAACtgtaaggtgtttcacctgacggacccagttactCTGGGGGAaagttcttcaagcgcaaaaaacactcgaagcagcccaggagtccattaaCATGcccccaagggcaaggcagaaatccatctccctggagacattagaggccacttgaagtgtgtcgcatggctcggctgaatggcaatcaggtcttgcgacactgttgagaagggacaaggaacagttcatcaggaattttgctgaggggtttgaagaccatttcttggtaaatgacctttcccctgataccaagccctgagaaagctgaaactctaaaccctcctcacagatgcccTGCAGCCCGGATCAGTGGATGGGCGGTTAATCTTAGATCATGTTGAGGTTGTGAGCGTTGGGCTGttttttttgagcagttgtaccaattAGAgtccccaacagttagcttgaataCAAGCGATGTCAGAATACCTGtgtcagacccacccatcagcgaggaaacctccTCCCCTAACGGCGGTTAGGgtggtgatttctaagctgaagagtgggaaagctgcaggcatatgtgtataTCCCTGTTTGTACTTCTAAAggcttggggtgaacctatgggtcAGGGCTTGCACTGCCTTCTGGCACtctggtatcattccccctgacctgttgaggggcgtggtcatccctctctagaaggggaaaggggatcgttgggactgtagcaactaccgtggcattactctGCTCACCataggcaaagttttcgcccacattcttcggaAATcaacaaccacctactgaggcatcagagactggagcagtctggatgcactcctggcaagtccacaatagaccaaatactagcgcttcgagttatTGTGGAACaccattgtgagtttggtcatgggttgcttgcagcctacatcgacctcaagaagacgtttgactctgtgcatcgtaaatcgctatgggagatcctgagactcgggaattccgacgcagattattggcctaagcAAACCTTTATACCgcactaaaagtgctgtaaagtgtggtgggggcctatcaaactttttctttgttaatttaaggggtgaggcaaagggtgtgggccttgcaccaacattttttcaCCTgcaggactggataatgggcagagctactagccaaagtcagtgtggagcaacactgggtaatatcaaggtctcagaccttgactttgccaattaTGTTTCTATCCAATTCTGTCCCTAGAgacactggtggcggctcttgatgcatttagcaatgaggcgaagcccttaagcTTAGAGGTCTCctcgaccaagaccaagattcaggactgggggcctgttaggggaacccgttcagtcgatccatgcttgtggtgaggacgttgaagttacagagagttttacataccttggtagtatagtccatatctctgggttgtcagaccaggaagtcaacagacggattggtctggcaacaggagccatgaacttgatcaacaagagcatttggagatgttggtacctatgcagaaggaccaagctacgtgtcttcaaggccttgatactgccagtcccttcgccagatcatagggtacagttggcagggctgTACTCCAGGACTGTACCAcgattacaccgtgagactggcatgggacctgttacttgcataatctgagatcgccaactcaggttatacaggcacctagctcgtttccctgtggatgaccttgcccatcGGGTTGTCtatttgcgagacaaccctgggtggaggagacctgtgggacgacctaggaggtcatggcttaggcagcttgacgagacctagagatgggccgagggcctgcctggaaactcgccacgagggaccctcgcgaggggtggatgcggccatgcgcccccgtcggcgttagccccttgataatgatgatgatgatacacatacacacacccacccacgcacccaaaacccacccacccacacacacacacacacacacacacacacacacacacacacacacacacacacacacacacacacacacacacacacacacacagacacacacacacacacacacacacacacacacaaacacacacacgcacgcacacacacatgtgtggtgtgtgtgtgttacgtgtgtatgtgttacattcatatatttatttatatattaacacacacacacacacacacaccacacacacacacacacaacatatatataatatataataaaatatatatatatataaaatatatgtatgtgtatatatattaatatatataaaatatattatatatatatatatataaacctatgtcTGTAGTTATGGTATAAAATgggatgtatataacatacagatacatacatattatatatatattatatatatatatatatatatataaatatatatgtatttatataaaatatatatgcatatatacaaatacgtatgtttttatatatattttaattattatatatatatataatatatatatatatagatatattatatacaacacacacacacacacacacatatgtttatatgtatacatatatatttctaagtatacatatatatgtatatatacatatatacatatatgtatatatatgaatatacatacatatatatgtatatatatgtgtgtgtatatatacacacatatatacataaatatatatatccatatatatatatatagttatatatatatataaaattataaacaacacacacacacacacacacaaacacaaacacacaacacacacacacacacacacaccacacacacacacacacacacacatacataatgaatatatatatatatataatatatatataaaaagtatatatatgtatatatactaaaattatattattataatatatatatatatattatatatatattatatatatatatatttgatatgtgtgtgtgttggttgtgtgtgtatgaagtgcatgtgcacacagacacagacacaaacacacacacatcaatatatatatatatatataaaatatatatatatagatatatatatatatatatatatatatttgtatatgaatattatatattatatagatagatgatagataatatatatatatatttatatatatatatacatatagaaatctatatacatgaacatatatggggcataaatattatatatatatatattttatataatatatattatatatatatataatatttgtttttgtgtgtgtgtgttgtggtgtgtttgttttttgtgtgtgtgtgtggggtgtggtgtggttgttttgttaaattttggtGGGGTGGTATGTCtgtccctttatatatatttataataaaatatatatataatataaacaatatatatatatatatattacattatatgtaaattttaatccctgtgtatatattttaaaagcaaaaccccaacaacacacaaaaacaacacacacacacacacacacacaccacacacacacacacatatataatatattatatatatataataattattaatatatataaatatatataataacacacatacacaacaaaataatataattatatatatatataatatattactatataatatatatatatatatatatatatatatatattatatatatatatataatggggtgtgtggtgtgtgtggtgtgtgtttatatttactagaaattatatatatatatatatatatatatatataatatatataatatatataagggtggtgtgtgtgtgtgtgtattttggggtgtgttttgggtggtgtgtgtgttgtgtgtgtgtggggtgttgtgttgtggttgctggtgtgtgtgttgtattttttcaatgtattaacatataatgtatacttaatatatatatgtatgcatatatttttttaacactaTGGTTATGAGTGTGCACAATTTCGTGAAAAGATTCATCCCTAGTTTACATAGACAGCAGATGCTGCTGCCCATGCTGGACCCCAGCGCCGCCCGCccgaataagaagaggaaagaccCTCTCTTTGGAAATGTCTTCTGCGGGATCCTGAAGCTGGCCTTAGTGGTctttattatgggcgagactgtTAAATTGTTCTATATTGGGGCACATATAGATCATGGCACGCTTTTTGGGGTGGACCTAGACGAGAGCCAGCAGAAAGAGCTCATCCAGTAGTTGATGAATTACGCCCTTAGCCTCTTTGCTTTTATGTGCATATGCTGCGTGGGTTTGCTCAGCTTCATCTGCGGCATGGTCTGCCTGTACATCTGGGGCCCCCGTCCCCATCGTTTTCCGCAGCACGATGGCGCAGAATCTACGCCGCTATATATTACTTTGGCGGGGAGCCCTTCGAGTTCTCCAGCGACGGTGAGAACTAGTATAACTTGATGACGAGGAATATTGTGCTATCTGCATGTACCTTCATAGTGTTTATGCTTTGCGAGATACTGAGGTAATACCGAGATGACCAAATCGAGTAATCGTGCTTCTTTGCACCATTGTGGAATAATTTCACGAGGCAAAAAAGTCCCGTGCCCAAGACTCATGCGACGAATATAACGCTGCTGCCCGTGCTGGTGTAGTGACCTGTTTTAAGGGAgtcaccccaaaaaatttgtagTGCCCCCTAGGTTCAAGCTCGCCCCCGCAAGGAGCCGTAAAAAGGGGTGGTGctgattttgttttaattatcttttcttttatattgattttttattttgatggtttttttttttaaacaaatgatctattttcgtttttatgtaaaatttatcgCCTTTTTTTATGTtacgttttttattttccatttttatttccattttttttaagggttattttttacttctgagtgttttatacttttatttgttaattttatttttaaaacattgaaaGGGTCAGCAaaccataaattttaaaaagaattatagatcattttcaattaaaattaaaaccgGGGACAGGGCAACCCCTCGGCGATTGTTGTTGCAACCAGAAAGAAGTGtcagaataagatttttttttgctggtGATCTCGGGGGACCGGCGTTTTGCAAGGCCCACCAAAGTCCCGCTACAAAGTTAAGTagagttttgtttatggccaCGGTAAggcattattatttaaaagggggagtgttttgttttctttagtttttacgAGTTTTGTTTTGCGGCCCGTgtaggttttttatgttttttttttctttgctgtagtcttttgttttttagttatttctttcatttaagtacttttttcaattttttttttttgctgtttttttatcgGTAGGTTTTAATTTGCTCATTTAGTTCTTTCTTTTTAAGCTTTTACTAATACTTGGTGAAttttgctcactttttttttaatattttagtttttttaatattttatttacaatttttttttggatcagttttatttgtttttttgttttttaccacaattttatttaattttgtttagtttttttcaaaaaaaaattgcaaaatttaaaCTTGTTTCCCGTGAACCTCCATCCTGCCCACTATTCAggacaataaaaatttttcttatttaatacTACTAACACGACATGGCACCCAAAGCCGGTAGAACGCACCGCGAGGGGAGGAGGCCCCCTGTCCCTCCCCGAGGTTTGTTCCCTTAGAAGGGGTTTTTCAGCGGCATTAGAAAACCCCTGAAGGATTCAGCCATGTGGAGATATATCGCTCCGTTGGGAAAGGCTTCTCAGCCAAAGCCGGAGACGGGCGCCCCATCAATCCCCTGACTCACTCGATCGAGATGACGCCGCTGCCCGTGCTGGCCCCCAACGCTGGTTTTCCCTCCGAGGAGAAGACCAACACAAGCCCCAGAGCGAAAAGCGTGAGCACCCgctgataaaataattttaggtaaatcgaaataGTACGTGAAgttcctttggggaaaggaaaatcaCCCCGATTGCCATTTTGCcaatgggtgggcaagtcagccccaAATATGCTgggcccccaaacccggataaaaagagagaatgctcctaaaaggtaacaccagcactctcccggggaaaggaatggggaccctaccccgtacccctccaagagcatacaacatgaaaactacaatttggGATATGCGTGACCcggcggccaaacatgaacccaccttaaaaaaaaaaacaaattttaatatatatattagtgtatataaaaaaataataaagttgtaTGTGTGGCgggtattatatttaatttttacagatttttttttgcatatgattatatgtgcttttatttttatgatatattggttatataatggttttagtatgtgtgatatatgtattatacccacacacacacaaacacacacacacaatatatatatatattattatatatatatatatattaaaatatatacagaaaaatatacatcttatatatattgggtatacatatatggttgccaattcataaatataatatatatatatatattataaatataaaaattttatataatatatataaaatattaaatataaaaatataaattttataaattgtatatatgtatattataaaaaaaatatttatataaataatatataatatatatatattatatatattttatattatatatatatatatttgtgtgtgtgtggggttggtgtgtgtttgtgtggtgtagattttccatctactatctatctatctatttttattagatagatgataagaagaagtagaagatagatagatagatagaaagatagataaaaaaatacattatataatttatatatatatataaaatatatataatatataatagagagagaagagagagagagagagagagaaatacattcatatattatatattatatatatattatttaaaatatatatatatatatatatatatatgtgtgggggttgtgagtgtgtgtgtatgatgattctctcttttctctctctttttcatgctCCTCTCCTATaatctgttgttatatttttttttctccctcgtttgcctcccccctccctcctctctctctttcccttcccctccctctctttcccttcctctctccttttctcctttcttcctctctctccctccctctctttctccccctcccttctctctctccctcccccccctctttcctctctcccccctcccccttttttctctctccctcccccgttgcctcccgtctctctctctcttctctctctctccttctctctctctctctcttctcctctctccctcccccgtttgccccctcttcccctctctcttttctctctctctctcttctcttctcctctctctcttttcctctctttttttctctcctcctctctctccttctcctctcttctttcctctctcctctctctctttattctcttctctcctctctctctctcttctctctttctcttctctcttctctcctctctctcttcttaaacctccccccccccctatacagGATAAAGTGTCGGCCCCTATCCCAAGTGTCGGCCCGTCATCTGAGGGGTCGGGGGTTCGGCCCCGCCCCGGCGCGAGAAGTTTAAAATGTCGCCGGAGGTTACTGTGTGGCTGGGCACCGcgggggcaaggactcggttagccgagtcagcagcagcgacatacgtgagcaaaatcagacagacagtaggGCCCCACCACGAATatccattttaaaaaatggaatcaaaccaaatttaatcttaaaaaaaactctctccctctctcccctcctctctctctcttcctctctgttttccttttcctctctctctttctatatacattaacacacacacatacacaaaccctaatgtaaacacaaacaaacaaacaaataaacagacatataccccccccaatcccttgcccgttgttgtcgtgggggggcttaggaggcggagactgggacccaatgatggggaaccccccaaaccctttggggatcagccctcgactcaaaaaatttgcatggtctttattttccttccccccttttcgttttgccccttcaccaaacccttctgctatccacctcctaaggtgtgagagccgtgctgaaaggatgaaaggctgactttgtgccagtcctgaacggccgagggacccatgggcacggtattccctgattgttatctagcccttacccctcaagggaccctgaggggtggactgtttttatccccaacataatccaggttaccatggccaataatgaaaaccttcccccactattaggggcaatgaggcttgcccctatatcaaatagccccaaagatgtaaactcatccgattccctgaccccaggctctcctttgaccacggctccgaacccTGCAACAActcccccctcatcaatgcctactagtacagtagccaacaaccactCCTTAAGGAacctttccactctcccagcccgctcaacttcatcacctctaccccacaacctccaacataaaacccccccatcctcccttattaataccttacagccttattgcccacctccccataacactatctccctcaaactactccatcgtcacgcacccgcccttcgactacccctatcactacaacaatattgaataccctctcagcgcagccaaatgggaccgatttttcgtgaccccctcccacagctccctacttgaAAACccacccttcttttcccaaacaatgtctccaaaaacaagtaggtaaagtctttttCCTTTAGCCGCCCCGACCGCTCCCgttttgtcacagtaacatccgaaaaccaagccatagcattaacaaaactaacagacatatatggtaaccccatccttgcagaaaccccatccaacctcaatacttgcaccggaacagtttcaatctcccagcaaattgcccaatctatgacaaagtttGGGTTTCAgtttgtggagaagacctacttgcctgtctcacagactatgatgcaacgtcgtacaatgctactccattccccccagaggtaatcgaaagaaacccactaacatagccaaaattacctttccGTAGACAGGGACCTTCCCTTTTAACgttatataggaggagaatcccccctgttcgtccataccaacctcctccacgtcagtgccaaaattgttggcgtctaggacaccagccaaacattgcgttccacagccagatcccCAAACTATGTGCCCAACCGGGCCATACACGATcaaaactgccctgcacaatcacgcacatgtgccaactgtggcggccccataatgtatttataggggtGTCCCACTcccaaatttgagtctgaggtagcaactctagattcaaacttggactcacactacgtgaagccagacaagaagcacgtcgacgtggtttctctcttaatCCTTactcagtaatactgctcattctccccaattctccaaaaccccccccccctacatctaaaccccctcttctacctcctcccttcccagtcaaactcttttgccatcctaaatccagacactccaatctctactacagatattcaatcaccaccacaaccccaaaaccttccccccccctcctcgcactacccgtaacagacagaacaaacgttccaccccctcttcccctaccacacaatcaacctccaccttccttactcctttgcttgagaccccagcctctcttccccccctcacaagaaatcctataccccccaaaactcccaaaccaactccttagaagaaacctttgaaaatattcaagattacctaataaAAACGACACTAAAACCCCAaattacaactcctgctccttcaacactccaagtaactgctgatatccatcctctcctaacgatatcccccctacacccaaccctcctaacccctcccaaaccacaacccatcccccccgaccccaacccccaaaaccccgcccaattatccctcccaccatcccctatcccttccactccctcctggatacaccgTGAATCCctaatgtcacaagtatcccttctCAGACCTCCATCTCTAaaaacccctcctagtagaacaccaactcccacacctctcccatctcagacctctcagtccttttcccaccctctagctgttccccctcaaaatcagtaaagataaactatccttcattggaatattcgcggtttccgctcccaacagacctgaccttcgtcatacccTTTCCTCTTATAGCCATCTATTGTATCCCTCAAGAGCCCTTCTAACACAtccccaataccaatccccaattatcatttgtctcatccccacattccctttatgtctcatccatacttatcaatcagaaaacaccttatgtcataccccccttaaaacccaatgtcccttgcacagttatccgtatttTCCTTCatgttggatcacagtgatatcagtctacttctccccatcccaccccattgacttgttgtttttgaaaatcaaattttcccaaacttcaaccccctttcctcatagttggtgattttaactgccgccacactctatgggtgattctatcacaaacccccgaggccgatc contains:
- the LOC119599257 gene encoding uncharacterized protein LOC119599257, translating into MLRGFAQLHLRHGLPVHLGPPSPSFSAARWRRIYAAIYYFGGEPFEFSSDGFSHVEIYRSVGKGFSAKAGDGRPINPLTHSIEMTPLPVLAPNAGFPSEEKTNTSPRAKSLYTDKHKKHKRKLMIKCQTEFLGEMYAQARSDREIRENDSRDYKNVTTKVRCTVGMTDGFEVKVGLHQGLTLSPILFNVVMDVMTEEVREEPPWCLL